A window of the Brassica oleracea var. oleracea cultivar TO1000 chromosome C1, BOL, whole genome shotgun sequence genome harbors these coding sequences:
- the LOC106309799 gene encoding probable UDP-arabinose 4-epimerase 3 yields the protein MLSFSRARSQGRNTRPLTGGMDYLEPKRKTNVMGRVILVVSLTALCIVMLKHAPSFTSPTAFSRSEEGVTHVLVTGGAGYIGSHAALRLLKDSYRVTIVDNLSRGNLGAVKVLQGLFPEPGRLQFIYADLGDAKAVEKIFSENAFDAVMHFAAVAYVGESTLDPLKYYHNITSNTLVVLEAVARHKVKKLIYSSTCATYGEPEKMPIVEVTPQLPINPYGKAKKMAEDMILDFSKNSDMAVMILRYFNVIGSDPEGRLGEAPKPELREHGRISGACFDAARGVIPGLQVKGTDYKTGDGTCVRDYIDVTDLVDAHVKALEKAKPKNVGIYNVGTGKGRSVKEFVEACKKATGVDIKVDFLPRRPGDYAEVYSDPAKILRDLNWSARFTNLQQSLEVAWKWQKTHPHGYASS from the exons ATGCTAAGTTTCTCTAGAGCCAGAAGTCAAGGAAGAAACACAAGACCTCTTACAGGAG GAATGGATTATTTGGAACCCAAAAGAAAGACCAATGTCATGGGCAGGGTTATCCTGGTCGTTTCTCTTACAGCTTTATGCATTGTTATGCTCAAGCACGCTCCCAGTTTCACATCCCCAACCGCG TTCTCTCGCAGCGAGGAAGGAGTGACTCATGTGTTAGTCACTGGTGGCGCTGGATATATCGGATCACATGCTGCTTTGAGGCTGCTCAAGGATTCATACCGTGTTACCATTGTG GACAATCTCTCTCGCGGGAATCTTGGCGCTGTCAAGGTTTTACAGGGTTTGTTCCCAGAACCCGGGAGGCTTCAATTCATCTATGCTGACTTAGGAGATGCCAAAGCT GTAGAAAAAATCTTCTCAGAGAACGCATTTGATGCTGTTATGCATTTTGCCGCTGTAGCATATGTTGGAGAGAGCACCCTGGATCCTCTAAA GTATTACCACAACATTACATCAAACACATTAGTAGTTCTTGAAGCAGTGGCTAGACACAAAGTGAAGAAGCTGATATATTCAAGCACGTGTGCCACTTATGGAGAGCCTGAGAAAATGCCCATTGTTGAAGTTACTCCACAG CTCCCTATTAACCCTTATGGAAAAGCTAAGAAGATGGCTGAAGATATGATTCTTGATTTCTCTAAAAACTCTGACATGGCCGTCATGATCCTAAG ATACTTTAACGTGATCGGTTCAGACCCAGAAGGTAGACTAGGAGAAGCTCCAAAGCCTGAGCTACGTGAACACGGACGGATCTCAGGTGCTTGTTTCGATGCAGCTCGCGGTGTGATCCCAGGCCTTCAGGTCAAAGGAACAGACTATAAAACAGGAGATGGAACCTGTGTTCGTGACTACATTGACGTTACTGACCTGGTCGATGCTCACGTGAAGGCTCTGGAGAAAGCTAAGCCTAAGAATGTGGGAATCTACAATGTGGGTACGGGAAAAGGAAGATCCGTCAAGGAGTTTGTGGAGGCTTGTAAGAAAGCTACAGGAGTAGATATCAAAGTAGATTTCTTGCCTCGACGACCTGGAGATTACGCAGAGGTGTACAGTGATCCAGCAAAGATTCTGAGAGATCTGAACTGGTCTGCTCGTTTTACTAATCTTCAACAAAGTCTTGAGGTTGCTTGGAAGTGGCAGAAGACTCATCCTCATGGATATGCTTCTTCTTAA
- the LOC106310675 gene encoding pentatricopeptide repeat-containing protein At4g20740 yields MKLPKPPNLPEKPLKPNFFHGHRKPSRNRPVVHGGLFSNRQYLSRDSPQSQSNAVTNRTPFDLRKWDPQSRPRPSPPPSPPSATISAASERLSPIARFVLDAFRKNQNHWGPSVVSELNKLRRVTPSTVAEVLKVGNNAAVAAKFFHWAGKQKGYRHDFASYNAFAYCLNRTGNFRAADQLPELMDSQGRPPSEKQFEILIRMHADNKRGLRVYYVYEKMNKFGFKPSVFLYNRIMDALMKCGYFDLALAVYDDFREDGLVEERTTFMILVKGLCKAGRMEEMLEIAQRMRDDLCKPDVFAYTAMIKTLVSEGNIDGSLRVWEEMKRDEVKPDVMAYGTLVVGLCKDGRVERGYELFVEMKAKEVLIDREIYRVLIEGFVADGKVRCACDLWEDLVGSGYIADLGIYNAVIKGLCTVSQVDKAYKLFQVAVEEELEPDFETLSPIMVAYVVMKRLSDFLELLERIREFGYPVADYLSQFFKFLCADEEKRTIALDVFDVLKTKGHGSVCVCNILMEALYKMGDIEKSLSLLSEMREFGFEPDSSSYSIAISCSIEKGKVQEACSYHEKITEMSCVPSIAAYLSLARGLSQIGEIDAVMLLVRECLGNVESGPREFMYALRVCHVCKASSAETVMEVLDEMNQEGACISEVIYCAIISGMSKHGTIKAAREVFAELKNRKIMTEAEMVVYDEMLVEQTKKKTADLVLSGIKFFGLESKLRAKGCRILD; encoded by the coding sequence ATGAAATTACCAAAACCTCCAAATCTCCCTGAGAAACCACTTAAACCCAACTTCTTCCACGGCCACCGTAAACCCTCCCGTAACCGCCCCGTCGTCCACGGTGGTCTCTTCTCCAACCGCCAATACCTCTCCAGAGACTCACCCCAATCACAATCCAACGCCGTCACCAACCGAACCCCCTTCGATCTCCGCAAATGGGACCCGCAATCCCGTCCCCGACCTTCTCCGCCGCCGTCTCCTCCTTCCGCAACCATCTCCGCCGCCTCCGAGCGTCTATCCCCGATCGCGCGCTTCGTCCTCGACGCCTTCCGCAAGAACCAAAACCACTGGGGCCCCTCCGTCGTCTCGGAGCTGAACAAACTCCGCCGCGTCACGCCGAGCACCGTCGCCGAGGTTCTGAAAGTAGGCAACAACGCCGCCGTCGCGGCGAAGTTCTTCCACTGGGCCGGCAAGCAGAAAGGGTACAGACACGACTTCGCGTCCTACAACGCCTTCGCGTATTGCCTTAACCGAACCGGAAACTTCCGCGCGGCGGATCAGTTGCCCGAGCTCATGGACTCCCAGGGAAGGCCACCGTCGGAGAAACAGTTCGAGATTCTGATCAGGATGCACGCGGATAATAAAAGAGGGTTAAGAGTTTATTACGTGTACGAGAAGATGAACAAGTTTGGATTCAAACCTAGCGTGTTCTTGTATAATAGGATAATGGATGCTTTGATGAAATGCGGTTACTTTGATTTAGCCTTAGCTGTTTATGATGATTTTAGAGAAGACGGTTTAGTTGAGGAACGTACCACTTTCATGATCTTGGTTAAAGGATTGTGCAAAGCTGGTAGAATGGAGGAGATGTTAGAGATAGCGCAGAGGATGAGGGATGATCTGTGTAAGCCTGATGTGTTTGCTTACACGGCGATGATCAAGACGTTGGTTTCCGAAGGGAATATTGATGGGAGTTTACGGGTCTGGGAGGAGATGAAACGCGATGAGGTGAAACCGGATGTGATGGCGTATGGAACGCTTGTTGTGGGTTTGTGTAAAGACGGTAGAGTTGAAAGAGGGTATGAGTTGTTTGTGGAGATGAAGGCGAAGGAGGTTTTGATTGATAGGGAGATCTATAGGGTTTTGATTGAAGGGTTTGTAGCGGATGGGAAGGTTAGATGTGCTTGTGATCTGTGGGAGGATCTGGTGGGTTCTGGGTATATTGCTGATCTTGGGATATATAATGCAGTTATTAAAGGGCTGTGTACTGTGAGCCAGGTTGATAAAGCATATAAGCTCTTCCAAGTTGCAGTTGAGGAAGAACTAGAGCCAGATTTTGAGACTTTGAGTCCTATTATGGTTGCTTATGTGGTGATGAAGAGATTGAGTGATTTTTTAGAATTGCTAGAACGAATTAGGGAATTTGGATACCCTGTAGCAGATTACCTTTCACAATTTTTTAAATTTTTGTGTGCTGACGAAGAAAAGAGAACGATAGCTTTAGATGTCTTTGATGTACTAAAGACTAAAGGTCATGGCAGTGTCTGTGTGTGCAACATTCTCATGGAAGCTCTTTACAAGATGGGGGATATTGAAAAGTCTTTGTCACTTTTATCTGAAATGAGGGAGTTTGGGTTTGAACCAGATTCATCATCGTACAGTATTGCAATTAGTTGTTCTATTGAGAAAGGAAAAGTTCAAGAGGCGTGTTCGTATCATGAAAAAATCACCGAGATGTCGTGTGTTCCTTCCATAGCTGCTTATCTGTCTCTTGCTAGAGGACTCAGCCAAATTGGAGAAATTGATGCTGTGATGTTATTAGTTCGTGAATGCCTGGGAAACGTTGAAAGTGGTCCTAGGGAGTTTATGTACGCTCTGAGGGTCTGTCATGTATGCAAAGCGAGTAGCGCTGAGACGGTTATGGAAGTTCTTGATGAGATGAATCAGGAAGGTGCATGTATCAGTGAAGTCATATACTGTGCGATTATCTCTGGTATGTCTAAGCATGGAACAATCAAAGCCGCAAGAGAAGTCTTTGCGGAACTGAAAAACAGAAAAATTATGACAGAGGCTGAAATGGTAGTCTATGATGAAATGTTGGTTGAGCAGACAAAGAAGAAAACAGCTGATTTGGTGCTTTCAGGGATCAAGTTTTTCGGTCTTGAGTCAAAACTAAGAGCAAAAGGTTGCAGAATACTCGATTAA